The following coding sequences are from one Apodemus sylvaticus chromosome X, mApoSyl1.1, whole genome shotgun sequence window:
- the LOC127674729 gene encoding proline-, glutamic acid- and leucine-rich protein 1-like: MFSATESRLQLMDKEDGLVAEQSFTNATTSSGNDSMAPLRTFKRNNVPVSAPGKSPVVETSSPCTGGSSDDADYPPATAYMDVPGHEPTSSSWTLRHGSMMSLYKVCRGVLNAALSAISIREKTVKEKEEKQEEKEEEEKQDEEDMEENYDYDTEEEEDYDEEDMDEEEEEEEEATMDEEEEYEEYEEYEEYNEEDEDQNSENNCAICAIIRFINMFLNSGSTTP; this comes from the coding sequence ATGTTTAGTGCTACAGAGTCCAGATTACAACTGATGGACAAGGAAGATGGCCTTGTAGCTGAGCAGTCATTTACCAACGCAACAACATCTTCAGGGAACGACTCCATGGCGCCTTTAAGAACATTTAAAAGGAACAACGTACCTGTAAGTGCTCCAGGCAAAAGTCCAGTTGTGGAAACAAGTAGCCCATGTACAGGTGGCTCTTCAGATGACGCAGATTATCCACCAGCTACTGCTTACATGGATGTACCTGGGCATGAGCCCACCAGCTCATCATGGACCCTTAGACACGGCTCCATGATGTCTCTCTACAAGGTATGCAGAGGTGTCCTGAACGCTGCCCTCTCAGCCATATCCATAAGGGAGAAGACtgtgaaggaaaaggaggagaagcaggaggagaaggaggaggaagagaagcaggatGAGGAGGATATGGAGGAGAATTATGACTATgatacagaggaggaggaggattatgATGAGGAGGATatggatgaagaggaagaagaagaagaggaagctaCAATGGACGAAGAAGAGGAGTATGAGGAGTATGAGGAGTATGAAGAATAcaatgaagaagatgaagatcaAAACTCAGAGAACAACTGTGCAATCTGTGCCATAATCAGATTCATAAATATGTTCTTGAACTCAGGAAGTACTACTCCTTGA